The Flavobacterium jumunjinense genome includes a region encoding these proteins:
- a CDS encoding LysM peptidoglycan-binding domain-containing protein — protein sequence MKYILIFFACSNLLFAQEIKTNSYTIKPKETFYSISKKFNVSIEEIKDANPNLTSTSLSIGQVILIPTKEKNSSVITSSGNNHLVQAQETLFGIARKYNVSVQDLEELNKDDLREGLRTGQQIKIPNKKKTLDGKPRIITNETIFHKVLLGETKYSISKAYKISIEQLEVQNPEIINGLVEGTILAVNASGVNPKNEREELMIALAEKQAAIEKNKAQNSKIEDLEDKLIVQQQMNQKILKLNSLNVDLKEIDDSKGTSVEKLKLILESNKNIQDILTSKLDSLVVNMYDDLESLKNSRIDDVDTYKKMYRESHANRVETSKMIVQLKRDLNESRKSYVSLMSKVQRINAQQEQELKKRKKSVKEEEAFREAEQEQIRKIRALHVNSDKTNESLFFKVERLEKEKEYEITKRMVKATFYSAEAREYDDRLARQKLVRYQNKIRQERKIIELVEEPLSSDELRLKIMNSNFKNDKAPAMEVITNLKDVEDGFYLVLKITQNVVERDEFTRALSDNENLKTSFFYDINSFSYYVYTQKFKTFEETLYTVKMKESLPLYDEIRIVELKLE from the coding sequence ATGAAATACATTTTGATTTTTTTCGCATGCTCCAATTTGCTATTTGCCCAAGAAATTAAAACTAATTCTTATACTATCAAACCAAAAGAAACATTCTATTCTATTTCAAAAAAATTCAATGTTTCAATAGAAGAAATTAAAGACGCAAATCCTAACTTAACGAGTACTTCACTAAGTATTGGTCAAGTTATTCTTATTCCTACAAAAGAAAAAAACAGCTCAGTAATCACTTCGAGTGGTAATAATCATCTTGTTCAAGCACAAGAAACATTATTTGGAATTGCTAGGAAATATAATGTTTCAGTTCAAGATTTAGAAGAATTAAATAAAGACGACTTGAGAGAAGGACTACGAACTGGACAACAAATTAAAATCCCAAATAAGAAGAAAACGTTAGATGGTAAGCCAAGAATAATAACGAATGAAACTATTTTTCATAAAGTCCTTCTAGGTGAAACGAAGTATTCAATCTCAAAAGCCTATAAAATTTCAATTGAACAGTTAGAAGTTCAAAACCCTGAGATTATTAACGGACTCGTTGAAGGCACAATATTAGCTGTAAATGCTTCGGGTGTAAATCCTAAAAATGAGCGTGAAGAACTAATGATTGCATTAGCAGAAAAACAAGCAGCAATTGAAAAAAATAAAGCTCAGAATTCTAAAATTGAAGATTTAGAAGATAAATTAATTGTGCAACAACAAATGAATCAGAAAATTCTAAAACTGAATTCGTTAAATGTTGATTTGAAAGAGATTGATGATTCTAAAGGGACATCTGTTGAGAAATTGAAATTAATTTTAGAATCAAATAAAAATATCCAAGACATATTAACGTCTAAGTTAGATTCTCTAGTGGTTAATATGTATGATGATTTGGAAAGTTTAAAAAACTCTAGAATTGACGATGTTGATACTTATAAAAAGATGTATAGGGAATCACATGCGAATAGGGTTGAAACAAGTAAGATGATTGTTCAGTTAAAAAGAGATTTAAATGAATCTCGAAAAAGTTATGTTTCCTTAATGAGTAAAGTGCAAAGAATTAATGCACAACAAGAACAAGAGTTGAAAAAACGAAAGAAAAGTGTTAAGGAAGAAGAGGCTTTTAGAGAAGCAGAACAGGAACAAATTAGAAAAATTCGCGCACTTCACGTAAATAGCGATAAAACAAATGAATCGTTATTCTTTAAAGTAGAAAGACTGGAGAAAGAGAAAGAGTATGAGATTACAAAAAGAATGGTGAAAGCTACTTTTTATAGTGCAGAAGCAAGAGAGTATGATGATAGATTAGCGAGACAAAAGCTAGTTCGTTATCAAAATAAAATTAGACAAGAACGAAAAATTATAGAACTGGTTGAAGAGCCACTTTCTTCAGATGAGTTGAGACTAAAAATTATGAATAGTAATTTTAAGAACGATAAGGCTCCCGCAATGGAAGTTATTACAAACTTAAAAGATGTTGAAGATGGTTTTTATTTAGTGTTGAAAATAACGCAAAATGTAGTCGAACGTGATGAGTTTACTAGAGCATTGTCTGATAATGAGAATTTAAAAACAAGCTTTTTCTATGATATAAATTCATTCTCATATTATGTTTATACGCAAAAATTTAAAACATTTGAAGAAACTTTATATACAGTTAAAATGAAAGAAAGCTTACCTTTGTACGATGAAATTAGAATTGTAGAATTAAAATTGGAATAG